The sequence below is a genomic window from Cedecea neteri.
GCCAGAATGTACGGCAAGCATTGCCTGCAGCGGGCCATTCTTCACCGAAGCTAAATCCACCAGGATACAGTCCGCTGGCAGAGGAGGCAGCTTAGCAATAACCTGCTCGGTGATATGAATCGGCACGCTGACAATCACCATTCCCGCATCGGCCAGCAGCTGCGGTGCTTTGTCCCAGTCTTCTTTTTCAAGAATACGAACCTGGTAGCCGGAAAGCGTCAGCATTTTTTCAAACAGACGCCCCATCTGGCCACCGCCGCCCACAATCACCACCGGGCGCAGTGCAGGATGCAGGGTTTTAAAGCCCTTATCGTTCTCGCTGGAGTACGACTCACGCATCACACGGCGCAGCACATCCTCAATTAAATCCGGCGGAACGCCCAGAGCTTCAGCCTCTTTCCGGCGAGATGCCAGCATGGAGGTTTCTCGCTCCGGCACATAAATCGGCAAGCCGAAGCGACTTTTGACTTCACCCACTTCCGCTACCAGCTCCAGCCGCTTAGCCAGCAAATCCAGTAACGCTTTATCCACTTCATCGATTTGATCGCGTAGCGCGGTCAATTCAGCCACCATAGTAAACCTCTTATGCCTGACGAGCCGCCAGCACGCCGCTCAGATCTTTGTGGATCTCACGCAGCAGGCTGTCCGTAGTTTCCCAGTCGATGCAGGCATCGGTAACGGACACGCCGTATTTCATTTCGCTGCGCGGCTGCTCTGATGATTGATTCCCTTCATGGATATTACTTTCAATCATCAGGCCAATAATAGAGCGGTTACCATCTTTAATCTGAGCAATGGCGGATTCGGCCACGCCCGGCTGGCGACGGAAGTCTTTATTTGAGTTGCCGTGGCTGCAATCGATCATCAAGGAAGGACGCAGGCCTGCTTTCTGCATTTCAGTTTCGCACTGAGCGACATCAGCCGGACTGTAGTTCGGTGCTTTACCGCCGCGCAGAATCACATGCCCATCCGGGTTACCCTGAGTCTGCAGCAGACAAACCTGCCCTGCCTGGTTGATACCCACGAAACGGTGCGGCATTGCAGCAGCACGCATCGCGTTAATCGCCGTGCCCAGACTACCGTCAGTCCCATTTTTAAAACCAACCGGCATAGAAAGGCCGGAAGCCATTTCACGGTGGGTCTGGGATTCAGTGGTACGAGCACCAATTGCAGACCAGCTAAACAGATCGCCCAGGTATTGCGGGCTATTTGGATCCAGTGCCTCGGTTGCCAGCGGCAGCCCCAGGCTTACCAGCTCAACCAGCAGGCGACGCGCAATTTTCAGCCCTGCTTCCACATCAAACGAGCCATCCATGTGCGGGTCGTTGATAAGCCCTTTCCAACCCACGGTCGTACGAGGCTTTTCAAAATAGACGCGCATCACGAGGTACAGACTATCGCTAACTTGTTCAGACAGAACTTTAAAACGACGAGCGTATTCAATCGCAGCTTCCGGATCGTGGATCGAGCAAGGTCCACAAACAACCAGCAGGCGCGGATCGCGGCCAGCAATAATATTGGAGATCGTCTGGCGGGACTGCTCAATTTGCGCTTCCTGAGCCGCAGTGAGTGGAAATTCCGCTTTCAGCTGGTCCGGCGTGATGAGTATCTGTTCGTCAGAGATATGAACGTTGTTAAGCGCGTCTTTTTGCATGATGTCTGTCCTGTATTTAGCTCGTTTGCGATAGTCGTTTCCTCGTAGAGGAGGGCTTACTGTAACCGCCAACAGTAAAGATTGCAATCCATTATACGTAAAACAATCGTTACACAGGCAATTAAATCCCGCATAAAACCGCCTTTACTGTAAATAAATAGTTACAAGAGGCATAAAGATGCGTATTTTTCGGGCAAAAATGCATGACTAAACAAAAGCACGCGTAAAAATTCATTCCGCCTTCTATGCTGATATTATCCCTTGCGTGTGCGTTTTTCGTGGGGGAAGCCGATAACGATTTACGCCATCATTCCAGGGCTATTCTCGTTATTATTTTGGATAATCAGGAATATCATCGTACCTGGGAATGAATGACGGAAATACGTGGGAGTGATATGCTCAAAGGCAACATCATAAATAATAAAGGCTGGTTTCACTGGCCAGGATGCTTTTGGGCTGGTGCCGCGTGAAAACCACGTCTCAACTCCGCGGGCTGACGTTATTTTTAACGTGTATCGTCCTCCTGCTAACAATATTCAGAATGCAAGCTGCGCAGGCAACGAGCGCCGTGCTGCCCGACAAAGTCCGCACTACAGTGGCCGGGATTGTCAGCTACACGCGTTGGCCTCAGTTGCAGGGGCTTCCAAAGCTCTGCATATTTTCAACGGCAACCTATGCCGCGACGCTAAGCACGGAAAATAACGATATCTCATATCAACCCCTGCTCGTTCAGTCATCAGACGAGGCATTGCGAGCGAACTGCGACGGGATATATTTTGGTAACGAGTCACCACAACAGCAGTTGCAATTAATAGAACGTTATCAATCCCGGCCTTTATTACTCATTGCCGAGCAGAACCCACAATGCATAATTGGCAGTGCTTTCTGCCTGAATATTCATAATGACGCAGTTTCTTTTTCGGTAAACCTTGATGCACTCAGCCGCAGCGGCGTCAGGGTTAGTCCGGATGTATTACTGCTGGCCCGGCCAG
It includes:
- the tyrA gene encoding bifunctional chorismate mutase/prephenate dehydrogenase, translating into MVAELTALRDQIDEVDKALLDLLAKRLELVAEVGEVKSRFGLPIYVPERETSMLASRRKEAEALGVPPDLIEDVLRRVMRESYSSENDKGFKTLHPALRPVVIVGGGGQMGRLFEKMLTLSGYQVRILEKEDWDKAPQLLADAGMVIVSVPIHITEQVIAKLPPLPADCILVDLASVKNGPLQAMLAVHSGPVLGLHPMFGPDSGSLAKQVVVYCDGRQPEAYQWLLEQIQVWGARLHRSSAVEHDQNMAFIQALRHFATFAYGLHLAEENVQLEQLLALSSPIYRLELAMVGRLFAQDPQLYADIIMSSESNLALIKRYYKRFGEAIGLLEHGDKQAFIDSFRKVEHWFGDYAQRFQNESRVLLRQANDNRQ
- the aroF gene encoding 3-deoxy-7-phosphoheptulonate synthase AroF, producing the protein MQKDALNNVHISDEQILITPDQLKAEFPLTAAQEAQIEQSRQTISNIIAGRDPRLLVVCGPCSIHDPEAAIEYARRFKVLSEQVSDSLYLVMRVYFEKPRTTVGWKGLINDPHMDGSFDVEAGLKIARRLLVELVSLGLPLATEALDPNSPQYLGDLFSWSAIGARTTESQTHREMASGLSMPVGFKNGTDGSLGTAINAMRAAAMPHRFVGINQAGQVCLLQTQGNPDGHVILRGGKAPNYSPADVAQCETEMQKAGLRPSLMIDCSHGNSNKDFRRQPGVAESAIAQIKDGNRSIIGLMIESNIHEGNQSSEQPRSEMKYGVSVTDACIDWETTDSLLREIHKDLSGVLAARQA
- a CDS encoding YfiR family protein codes for the protein MQAAQATSAVLPDKVRTTVAGIVSYTRWPQLQGLPKLCIFSTATYAATLSTENNDISYQPLLVQSSDEALRANCDGIYFGNESPQQQLQLIERYQSRPLLLIAEQNPQCIIGSAFCLNIHNDAVSFSVNLDALSRSGVRVSPDVLLLARPGNNSHE